In the Pedobacter cryoconitis genome, TAACAAAATCTTCCATTACCCCTATAATTGTTAATGGTTGGTTAGCATATTTAATTACAGTACCTACAGGATTTTTTAAACCCATTATTTTTACCGCTGCTTCATTTATGATAATTGTTGCTGAGTCTTTATATTTGGGAGAAAAATCCCGTCCTGACAACATTTTTGCACCGGTTGTTTTAGTGAAATCGTATCCTGTGTTCCGGTAATTAAAGATGAATATATCACTTGGTTTTTTACCTGCCCAGCTAAAATCACTTGTATTATTCCCTCCATCATCGAGAGATTGACTGAAATAAGTTACATCGGTGACGGCACCGGATTTAAGTAATTGATTTTTGATCAAAAGTAATTGAGATTTGGTCCTTATTTTTCCTTCGGCAAATATGTCTATCAGACCGGCCTTGTTATATCCAATCGGTTTATTTCTTACATAATTCAATTGCTGATAGATTACAGCAGTACAAACTATAAGGCAGGCGGCGAAGATAAACTGGAAGACTACAAGTATTTTACGGATTGAAAGAGAAGAATTTCCAGCGGTATTAAATCCCTTCAATACTTTAACTGGTTCAAAGGAGGAAAGATAAAATGCGGGGTAACTTCCTGCTACAAATCCGGTCAATAAGGTTAAACTAACTAATACTGACCAGAATTTCCAGTCTTTATAGTTAATAGTCAGTTCCATATGTAGTAACGCATTAAAATATGGGAGACTGATTTCCAGTAAGGTAAAGGCTATCAGCATGCCAATAAATGCTAATAACATGGATTCCAGCATAAATTGACTGATCAGGGATTTTCTGGAAGAGCCAATTACTTTGCGCACACCAACTTCTTTTGCCCTTTTTTCAGATCTTGCTGTAGAGAGGTTCATGAAATTTACGCAGGCAATCAGCAAAATAGAAAAAGCGAGCATCAGGAAGATCCTGAGCTGATCAATTTTACCACCTGTAGATTTTCCATTTTCAAATTTATCATATAAGTGCATTTTAGAAACAGGATGTAGAAAGGCTTCACTGGAAGAGATAGTTCTGTTTCTTTTATAAATCCCTTTCATCTGATTGTTGACCTGATTGAAAAACTGATTGTCTTTGAGTTGTACCAAAGTCATGCAGACATTGCTTTTCCAATTGGGTTCTTTGAGAGGTGGATTATGCTTCTCATTTAATGCCCAGGGCAATAGATAATCGAACCTGATACTATTGTTTATGGGAATATCTTCAATCACAGCTTCGACTTTCAGGTTTTCAGTGTTTCCCAGTTTTATTATTTTATTAATTGGGTCTTCACTGCCGAATAGACTTTTAGCTAGTGTTTCGGTCAGTATTACTGTGTTTACTTGTTTTAAGGCAAGGGCTGGATTACCTTTAATAAATTTATAGTCCAGTATTTTAAGGAAAGACGGATCGGCATAAATTGCTTGTTTTTTGAAGTTGTTATGTTTATAGCTGATTAATGTTTTTTCTGGGAAGGTAGAGTGAGAAGTGTAGGCTACTCCTGGTATTTTATCCCTGATCTCTCTGGCCATTGGCGCAGGAGTCCATGGCCAGCTTGTGATCTGCCCATTGGCGGTTAAATTATCAATCGCCAGGTAAGTCTTCTCATGATGAGTAAACTGCTTATCGTAACTCATTTCATAAGCGACATACAGTAGTAAAATGAGACAACTGGCCATACCAATTGCTAAACCACCAATGTTTATGAAAGTAAATACCTTGTTTTTCCAAAGATTACGCATTGCTATTTTGAAATTCAGTTTAAACATATCTGTTATTAAATAAGGATCAATTGATGAATTGATCGTTTAGCTAAGGATATGCCAATAAAAAAAATGTTAATCCAATAGCAATAAACTATGTTTTCTAAATTAAGTTAAAAATAATCGTTCGTAAATGAACATATAGTGTGCATCTGTGAACAATAGATAAATTTAATATGCTAATTTTATTAGCTAAATTTATAGCTTTGAGCTATGAACCGAATAGACCGCCTCTCTGCTATACTCATTCAATTGCAATCACGCAGAACGATCAGAGCACAGGATATTGCTAACCGTTTTGAAATTAGCTTGCGAACAGTATATCGGGACATAAGATCTCTGGAAGAAGCTGGAATACCAATTATTGGTGAAGCAGGGGTGGGATATTCACTGACAGATGGCTACAGGTTACCGCCGGTGATGTTTACCCGTGAAGAAGCTACAGCATTCATTACTGCAGAAAAGCTAGTCGTAAATCTCACTGATACTGCGAATGGTAGTTCTTACAGCAACGCGCTTTATAAGATAAGAGCTGTTTTGAAAAGTGCAGATAAAGATTACCTTGAAAATCTGGATGACAAAATAGAGGTATTTAAGGCTACGCATGTATCACCAGCACTTCATGCGCATCATAACCCTTTACAAAGTATCTTGAATGCCATTGCAGGGAAAAACGTAATGCAATTAAATTATTTTGCCTACTACAGGCAAGAACATACATCAAGGCTGATTGAACCAGTTGGTGTATTTTATCTGGATAACTACTGGCATCTGATTGCTTATTGCAGAGAAAGAGAAGCGTATAGAGATTTTCGTTTTGACAGGATCACAGATCTTAGTACATGCCCGGAACTCTATAATGACCGTCATCCATCGCTGAAAAATTATCTCCGTGATATGTTTAAAGAGATTAAGTTGGAAGAAGTGATTATAAAAGTTGACCAGTATGCTTATCCATATCTTGGACAGCAAAAGTATTATCATGGATATGTAACTGAAAATCAGCTGGAGGATGGCATTGAAATACAGTTTCTCACTAATTCTTTAGAGGGTTTTGCCCGTTGGTTTATTGCTTTCGCTGATCACGCTGTTGTTTTACAACCAGAGGCATTGCTGGCCAGAGTGAGATGTATTTATGCTGGTATTGGTGAAAAACTCGCTTAATAAAAAGAGCTACTGACATAGGGTTGTCATCGGGCATTTGTTTCTTTGACTTAACAAATAAAACAAATATGACGTCAACTATTCAAAACTTACTAAAAGAACTAACCGAGGAATCGATAGTTACCCGTAAAATGCTGGAACGTACTCCAGCTGATCAGCTGGATTGGCAGCCGCATGAAAAAAGTATGTCTATCAGTAAATTGGCTGGACATATTGCTGAATTACCAGGTTGGGTGAGCATGACTTTGAAAACGGATGGACTAAATTTTGCAGACCAGGGTTATCAGGCGCCAGTGTGGAATTCTAATTCAGAATTACTTGAAATCTTTGAAAAATCATTGGCTGAAGCAGTGGCAACGCTGCAAACTACAAAAGAAGAAGATTTATTGCCAAACTGGACATTAAAAAATGGGGAGCAGGTGCTGATGTCAAAAACAAAAGGGGAAGTTATCCGGCATTCTATGAGTCAGATTGTTCACCATCGTGCTCAGTTAGGCGTTTATCTTCGTTTATTGGATATCCCTCTTCCGGGTAGTTATGGGCCAAGTGCAGATGATCCGAATTTATAAGCTTT is a window encoding:
- a CDS encoding DinB family protein — translated: MTSTIQNLLKELTEESIVTRKMLERTPADQLDWQPHEKSMSISKLAGHIAELPGWVSMTLKTDGLNFADQGYQAPVWNSNSELLEIFEKSLAEAVATLQTTKEEDLLPNWTLKNGEQVLMSKTKGEVIRHSMSQIVHHRAQLGVYLRLLDIPLPGSYGPSADDPNL
- a CDS encoding ABC transporter permease — encoded protein: MFKLNFKIAMRNLWKNKVFTFINIGGLAIGMASCLILLLYVAYEMSYDKQFTHHEKTYLAIDNLTANGQITSWPWTPAPMAREIRDKIPGVAYTSHSTFPEKTLISYKHNNFKKQAIYADPSFLKILDYKFIKGNPALALKQVNTVILTETLAKSLFGSEDPINKIIKLGNTENLKVEAVIEDIPINNSIRFDYLLPWALNEKHNPPLKEPNWKSNVCMTLVQLKDNQFFNQVNNQMKGIYKRNRTISSSEAFLHPVSKMHLYDKFENGKSTGGKIDQLRIFLMLAFSILLIACVNFMNLSTARSEKRAKEVGVRKVIGSSRKSLISQFMLESMLLAFIGMLIAFTLLEISLPYFNALLHMELTINYKDWKFWSVLVSLTLLTGFVAGSYPAFYLSSFEPVKVLKGFNTAGNSSLSIRKILVVFQFIFAACLIVCTAVIYQQLNYVRNKPIGYNKAGLIDIFAEGKIRTKSQLLLIKNQLLKSGAVTDVTYFSQSLDDGGNNTSDFSWAGKKPSDIFIFNYRNTGYDFTKTTGAKMLSGRDFSPKYKDSATIIINEAAVKIMGLKNPVGTVIKYANQPLTIIGVMEDFVMESPYKRAEPMAISYNMNEIYTIIARLNPNQNVSNSVNKIDDIIKTMNPDFPVERHFVDESFETKFHNEKLLGILSNWFGGFAIFISCLGLLGLALFMAEQRKREISIRKVLGASNLNIITLLNKDFIKLVAIGNLIAFPVAYLLINNWLASYSFRIAISILPFAIAIGLSLLITILTVSFQSIKVVKSNPADSLKNE
- a CDS encoding helix-turn-helix transcriptional regulator codes for the protein MNRIDRLSAILIQLQSRRTIRAQDIANRFEISLRTVYRDIRSLEEAGIPIIGEAGVGYSLTDGYRLPPVMFTREEATAFITAEKLVVNLTDTANGSSYSNALYKIRAVLKSADKDYLENLDDKIEVFKATHVSPALHAHHNPLQSILNAIAGKNVMQLNYFAYYRQEHTSRLIEPVGVFYLDNYWHLIAYCREREAYRDFRFDRITDLSTCPELYNDRHPSLKNYLRDMFKEIKLEEVIIKVDQYAYPYLGQQKYYHGYVTENQLEDGIEIQFLTNSLEGFARWFIAFADHAVVLQPEALLARVRCIYAGIGEKLA